Proteins encoded within one genomic window of Rhinolophus sinicus isolate RSC01 linkage group LG05, ASM3656204v1, whole genome shotgun sequence:
- the MDC1 gene encoding mediator of DNA damage checkpoint protein 1 isoform X2 translates to MIMEDTQAINWEAEEEEETERPSESLGCILEPLGRLHLFSSAHGPEKDFPLYLGKNVVGRMPDCSVALPFPSISKQHAVIEILARDKAPVLRDCGSLNGTKILRPPKVLSPGVNHRLRDQDLVVFADLPCQYHRLDVPLPFVSRGHLTVEETPRVQGGTQPQGLLLAEDSEEEIDPLSERCVVKEPRTTFSPMATIVPESDEEGPSPAPDGPGPPLAFNLDSDTDEEESQQPAAGEASSAATAKTEQPKAVVTEIQLKKDQCSVKEGNNDTKVKRDERNGVVPVGVILERSQPAGEDSETDVDDESRPPGRTVEVHLEKAQPSGSTDSDTDVEEEGVPATPAVVPRKKRQVFHGVSTESPGGPGLAHLQESPASSDTDVEEGAAPLMAPLERSRGPVVTRSNMDDGEEVSAALALACLKESRTAVWSRGTGVGGAGARPVALLERSHTSVGTDSDTDVEEEKRESVPKGHTDKAHSEKSQTHFRDCDIEMEEDKSSPEVNLERSQASTTVGMNTQVEEEVPPGPAVTLWEKRPTNVEAEGGPTKLPGGHLEEVQPPPGTPGEPTQLQREGAQPPTESGREPHVDMIRDSGDNCDDSKDLDLQATQCFVETENQSLEGEDFSIRGILVQAGAVQSMEDEPTQAFVPQEPGPSYCSSQDPGALDEPWEILPTQPFCPKESEDSETQPIAAHLEALGSCPSPPRAPPRDQHPESPVHTEPLRIHGRGMQSVEKGHLNYKMPPAEKASRGDPEPLGAYLPPTGPEAAAPLPDLLISQSQKHPTPQPLCSPSSPLEPPIPRTRQKRSQEAPETPLSSELDPLHAKPKVRPRGSSRMTPSPVSSIALEPHPTTPTDQPISPEPTSWATRRRTHRSPAPVVLTAPELQSSTTKDQPVTPQNTSRASRGRTHRSSVKTPVTPKPTFRATQGRTHRSSVKTPVTPKPTSRATRGRTHRSSVKIPVTPKPISRGRTHRSPVKIPEPIVPTAPELQPSTLTDQLVTPKPTSRASRGRTHRSSVKTPVTPKPISRGRTHRSPVKIPEPIVPTAPELQPSTLTDQLVTLKPTSRATRGRTHRSSVKTDQPIESAAPDLEPSTPTDQSIPPEPTPQANCSRRPRATRKHGLLAAPIVHNLCSAPPESDSHSSRTRRRGAVRAAESLRTLPEPAFAQLPGAATRAPQIQKVEATGRYRSTPEPQPKAFQNHKRPLGTVDSPSLQKRLQRGDIPQKTEFLKKEDEVIPGPGKRKRDQAEEEPKGMLSRSLRRSKPNHESTAPKVLFTGVVDAHGERAVLALGGSLASSVAEASYLVTDRIRRTVKFLCALGRGIPILSLHWLHQSRRAGRFLPPDDYVVTDPEQEKNFGFSLRDALSRARERRLLEGYEIHVTPGVQPPPAQMGEIINCCGGTVLPSMPRSYKPRRVVVTCSQDVPRCSIPFRVGLPVLSPEFLLTGVLKQEAKPEAFVLSTLEMSST, encoded by the exons ATG ATCATGGAGGACACTCAGGCTATTAACTGGGAggctgaagaagaggaagagacagagaggccCAGTGAATCCTTGGGGTGTATCTTGGAGCCCTTAGGGCGACTGCATCTCTTTAGTAGTGCCCACGGACCAGAAAAAG ATTTCCCACTCTACCTCGGAAAGAATGTAGTAGGCCGAATGCCTGATTGCTCGGTGGCCCTGCCCTTTCCATCCATCTCCAAACAACATGCAGTGATTGAAATCCTGGCCCGGGACAAGGCACCTGTCCTACGGGATTGTGGGAGCCTCAATGGTACTAAAATCCTGAGGCCTCCTAAGGTCCTGAGCCCTGGGGTGAATCATCGTCTGAGGGACCAGGACTTGGTTGTCTTTGCTGACTTGCCCTGCCAATACCATCGCCTGGATGTCCCCTTGCCCTTTGTCTCCCGTGGCCACCTAACTGTAGAGGAGACACCCAGGGTACAGGGAGGAACTCAACCCCAGGGGCTCCTGTTGGCTGAGGACTCGGAAGAGGAAATAG ATCCTCTTTCTGAAAGGTGTGTGGTGAAAGAACCAAGGACCACGTTCTCCCCTATGGCAACAATAGTTCCAGAGAG TGATGAAGAGGGGCCTTCCCCTGCCCCAGATGGCCCTGGGCCACCTTTGGCCTTCAACTTGGACAGTGACACAGATGAGGAAGAAAGTCAGCAGCCAGCAGCCGGGGAGGCCTCCTCAGCTGCCACTGCAAAGACTGAACAGCCTAAAGCTGTTGTAACTGAAATCCAGCTTAAAAAGGATCAGTGTTCAGTGAAGGAGGGAAACAATGACACAAAAGTCAAGAGGGATGAAAGGAATGGGGTGGTCCCAGTTGGGGTGATTCTGGAGAGGAGCCAACCTGCTGGGGAGGACAGTGAGACAGATGTGGATGATGAGAGCAGGCCTCCAGGAAGGACAGTAGAGGTCCATCTGGAAAAAGCCCAGCCCTCTGGCTCCACAGACAGTGACACTGACGTGGAAGAAGAGGGGGTCCCCGCGACCCCAGCTGTGGTTCCTAGGAAAAAGAGACAAGTGTTCCATGGAGTTAGTACAGAGAGTCCTGGGGGACCTGGCCTGGCACATCTTCAAGAGAGCCCGGCTAGTAGCGATACAGATGTGGAGGAGGGTGCAGCCCCGCTGATGGCCCCCCTGGAGAGAAGCCGAGGCCCCGTGGTGACCCGCAGCAACATGGATGACGGGGAGGAAGTCTCAGCAGCACTCGCTTTGGCGTGTCTGAAAGAGAGCCGCACCGCCGTGTGGAGCAGAGGTACAGGTGTGGGAGGGGCCGGAGCCAGGCCAGTGGCCCTCCTGGAGCGAAGCCATACTTCTGTTGGGACAGACAGTGACACTGACgtggaggaggaaaagagagaatctGTTCCCAAGGGTCACACAGACAAAGCACATTCAGAAAAGAGCCAAACTCATTTCAGGGACTGTGATATAGAGATGGAGGAAGATAAGAGCTCACCTGAAGTCAACCTGGAGAGAAGCCAAGCCTCCACGACAGTGGGCATGAACACACAAGTGGAAGAGGAAGTCCCACCAGGGCCAGCTGTCACGCTGTGGGAGAAGCGTCCAACAAATGTGGAAGCAGAAGGGGGCCCAACAAAGCTGCCTGGGGGACATCTAGAGGAAGTCCAGCCTCCTCCAG GTACTCCAGGGGAACCCACCCAGCTGCAGAGAGAGGGAGCCCAGCCCCCCACAGAAAGTGGGAGAGAACCACATGTGGACATGATCAGAGACTCTGGAGACAACTGTGATG ATTCTAAAGATCTGGACCTACAAGCTACCCAGTGCTTTGTGGAGACAGAGAATCAGAGCCTGGAAGGTGAGGACTTCTCCATCAGAGGGATACTGGTGCAAGCAGGAG CAGTCCAGAGCATGGAGGATGAACCCACCCAGGCTTTCGTACCCCAAGAGCCTGGCCCTTCCTATTGCAGCTCCCAGGACCCAG GCGCTCTGGATGAGCCATGGGAGATCTTGCCTACACAGCCATTCTGCCCAAAGGAGTCAGAGGACTCTGAGACCCAGCCCATTGCTGCCCACCTTGAGGCCCTTGGATCTTGCCCCTCTCCACCTAGGGCACCTCCTCGAGACCAGCATCCAGAAAGCCCAGTTCACACAGAGCCATTGAGGATTCATGGCAGAGGGATGCAGAGTGTGGAGAAAG GCCACTTGAACTACAAGATGCCACCTGCTGAGAAGGCTTCTAGG GGTGATCCAGAACCCCTAGGTGCTTATCTGCCTCCGACAGGACCTGAAGCCGCAGCCCCACTCCCAGACCTTCTCATTTCTCAGAGCCAAAAACATCCTACACCTCAGCCCCTCTGTTCTCCCTCTTCACCTTTAGAGCCGCCCATTCCCAGAACCAGGCAAAAGAGGAGTCAGGAAGCTCCAGAGACTCCCTTATCCTCAGAGCTGGACCCTCTCCATGCAAAACCCAAAGTCAGGCCCCGAGGATCCTCCAGGATGACACCCTCTCCAGTTTCTTCTATAGCCTTGGAGCCCCACCCCACTACCCCCACAGACCAGCCCATCAGCCCTGAGCCCACATCTTGGGCCACTCGGAGAAGGACACATAGGTCCCCTGCACCAGTTGTCCTCACAGCCCCTGAGCTACAATCTTCCACCACCAAAGACCAGCCTGTCACTCCCCAAAATACATCTCGGGCCAGTCGGGGCAGGACACATAGATCTTCTGTCAAGACACCTGTCACCCCCAAACCCACATTTCGGGCCACTCAAGGCAGGACACATAGATCTTCTGTCAAGACACCTGTCACCCCCAAACCCACATCTCGGGCCACTCGGGGCAGGACACATAGATCTTCTGTCAAGATACCTGTCACCCCCAAACCCATATCTCGGGGCAGGACACATAGGTCCCCTGTCAAGATCCCTGAACCGATTGTCCCCACAGCCCCTGAGCTCCAGCCTTCCACCCTTACAGACCAGCTTGTCACCCCCAAACCCACATCTCGGGCCAGTCGGGGCAGGACACATAGATCTTCTGTCAAGACACCTGTCACCCCCAAACCCATATCTCGGGGCAGGACACATAGGTCCCCTGTCAAGATCCCTGAACCAATTGTCCCCACAGCCCCTGAGCTCCAGCCTTCCACCCTTACAGACCAGCTTGTCACCCTCAAACCCACATCTCGGGCCACTCGGGGCAGGACACACAGGTCCTCTGTCAAGACCGACCAACCAATTGAATCCGCAGCCCCTGACCTTGAACCTTCCACTCCCACAGACCAGTCTATTCCCCCTGAGCCCACCCCTCAAGCCAATTGCAGCAGGAGGCCAAGGGCCACTAGGAAGCATGGGTTGCTTGCAGCTCCCATTGTCCACAACCTCTGCTCTGCACCCCCTGAATCTGACTCCCACTCCTCAAGGACCCGCAGGCGAGGAGCAGTGAGAGCAGCTGAGTCCCTTAGGACCCTTCCTGAGCCTGCCTTTGCCCAGCTTCCTGGGGCTGCCACTCGTGCTCCTCAGatccaaaaggtagaagcaacagGTAGATACAGGTCCACTCCAGAGCCCCAGCCTAAGGCCTTTCAAAACCACAAGAGGCCTTTAGGGACTGTGGATTCACCCTCACTTCAGAAACGGCTCCAAAGAGGGGACATCCCCCAGAAGACAGAATTCCTCAAGAAAGAG GATGAAGTGATCCCAGgaccaggcaagagaaagagagaccagGCCGAGGAGGAGCCCAAGGGAATGCTGAGCCGCAGCCTCCGACGGAGCAAACCTAACCACGAGTCCACAGCCCCCAAA GTGCTCTTCACAGGAGTAGTGGATGCCCATGGAGAGCGAGCAGTGCTGGCCCTGGGGGGAAGTCTTGCCAGCTCCGTGGCAGAGGCGTCCTACCTGGTGACTGATCGAATCCGCCGGACAGTCAAGTTCCTGTGTGCCCTGGGGCGGGGAATCCCTATCCTTTCCCTGCACTGGCTGCACCAG TCCCGCAGGGCCGGTCGCTTCTTGCCCCCAGATGACTATGTGGTGACTGACCCTGAGCAGGAGAAGAACTTTGGCTTCAGCCTCCGAGATGCCCTGAGCCGCGCTCGGGAACGAAGGCTGCTGGAG GGCTATGAGATTCATGTGACCCCTGGAGTCCAGCCTCCTCCAGCTCAGATGGGAGAGATCATCAACTGCTGTGGAGGCACTGTCCTACCCAGCATGCCCCGCTCCTACAAG CCTCGGAGAGTTGTGGTCACGTGCTCCCAAGACGTCCCTCGATGCTCCATTCCATTTCGGGTTGGGCTACCGGTCCTCTCACCTGAGTTCCTGCTGACAGGGGTGCTGAAGCAGGAAGCCAAGCCAGAGGCCTTTGTCCTCTCCACGTTGGAAATGTCATCCACCTGA